The Stomoxys calcitrans chromosome 3, idStoCalc2.1, whole genome shotgun sequence genome includes a region encoding these proteins:
- the LOC106095586 gene encoding GATOR complex protein Wdr59 produces the protein MPTGDTVRGGERGAGCEQSNYKLYEHRESQATAMTVDYTGKFCLLAGRRHLALQKLGDDSAEVCLRKYNTNSKYEVSAAEFAICPESKESCAIATSQHIDVVTWGAAEPRYIHFLRGHTRMVTDIDWHGKNPNLLVSCSIDTFSHIWDLRDSRKPTLSFSAVCMSGATQVGFNRVSGNLLAAAHDGDLRIWDIRKGSCPIHYITAHQNRVHGINWSHRRETCLATASQDGTVKYFDINNPRRAEKIITTNSPVWRARYTPIGNGLVSIVVPHLGRGDNSLLLWSNSKQNDPVCSFVGHTDVILDFAWRPNRENQTEIELVTWSRDRTLRVWKIDDKMLKQCEPENDLNENYESESRVETPSKFQPIYSSSFQKTPAIRTLPVAVSLPTESLEVAHNVQMSRSPPLITRTSIHRHREETTVARSLTDQPTCSLHHEFSLLNTNMPHVEVDTLDAIKRFAIFNISAGGHVIVLQIKFPTEYPSPNNYPDFNFCQGTTMHDQLSRLMLKVLKTNAVQRVKKSRTCLEQCLRALVAAMKKSGGGSEKSQLRLQSPRLEGALSGALHDACIPFPRTSAATFNAVGILCSFTQILNTKRLTLRHQNITPRTLSAINGGGLLGNVMGPQPVLYTHRDSNASFYLQDRMSSKHSKNRSIQKVHHSTAIVHIYECSKLLYLNQAMANEYSLDKRDIMATCRKNRSICENQGRYDLLPIWTMAEMIATPNVPSSETKLIKSLLNEDPFKKALLDALILHFAAAGDLQTSVMLSCLFHPAGFSGSHCGGAGGSCVGGNLHCKLPILTPNTSPYHTVLPVDTHSSTKSGLGSIQLRSNSWSDSLDCMDGKFSNSELCASSLIRRCRMPLFDNFKRIYAEILYGWHLLNIRSLILKHTLFTKCPPQGVEFVCECSGCNKTKRTSACSSCQRPVLFCALCRIPVKGAANACLACGHGGHLMHMKQWFQKHNVCATGCGCQCLQQTANMEIRAWQLFL, from the exons ATGCCAACAGGTGATACAGTTAGGGGCGGTGAACGCGGTGCTGGATGCGAACAGTCTAACTACAAATTATACGAGCATCGTGAATCTCAGGCCACAGCTATGACGGTGGATTACAccggaaaattttgtcttctagCAGGACGTCGTCATTTAGCTTTACAAAAATTGGGTGATGATTCTGCCGAAGTCTGTTTACGAAAATATAATACAAATTCCAAATATGAAGTGTCAGCGGCAGAGTTTGCTATTTGTCCGGAAAGCAAAGAGTCATGTGCCATAGCT ACTAGTCAACATATTGATGTTGTCACCTGGGGAGCTGCTGAGCCtcgatatattcattttttgcGAGGCCACACGCGTATGGTGACAGATATCGATTGGCATGGCAAAAATCCAAACCTATTGGTTAGTTGTTCCATTGATACATTTTCTCATATTTGGGACCTAAGAGACTCCAGGAAGCCCACATTGTCATTCAGTGCCGTTTGTATGT cgGGAGCCACTCAAGTTGGATTTAACAGAGTGTCTGGAAATTTACTGGCTGCCGCCCACGATGGAGATCTACGAATTTGGGATATACGCAAAGGATCTTGTCCTATTCACTATATTACGGCACACCAAAATAG GGTGCACGGTATCAATTGGAGTCATCGTAGAGAAACGTGTTTGGCCACAGCTAGCCAAGATGGAACGGTGAAGTACTTCGACATAAACAATCCCAGAAGAGCCGAAAAAATAATCACTACAAACTCACCAGTGTGGAGGGCTCGTTATACG CCTATCGGGAATGGCCTGGTAAGCATAGTAGTACCTCATTTGGGCCGTGGAGACAACAGCTTACTTCTTTGGAGTAACAGTAAACAAAATGACCCAGTCTGCTCTTTTGTGGGACACACTGATGTTATATTGGATTTTGCATGGCGACCGAATCGGGAAAACCAAACGGAAATT GAATTAGTTACCTGGTCACGTGATCGTACATTGCGTGTGTGGAAAATTGATGATAAAATGTTAAAGCAGTGTGAACCCGAGAAtgacttaaatgaaaattatGAATCCGAATCCAGAGTAGAaacaccttcaaaatttcagccaatctaCTCATCATCTTTCCAGAAAACACCAGCTATACGCACGCTACCAGTAGCTGTCTCCTTACCTACTGAATCACTTGAGGTTGCACACAATGTTCAGATGTCGCGCTCGCCTCCTTTAATAACGCGAACATCTATTCATAGGCACAGAGAGGAAACTACGGTGGCTCGTTCACTAACGGATCAACCAACGTGCTCCCTTCACCACGAATTTTCActgttgaatacgaatatgcCACATGTTGAAGTCGACACCCTGGATGCAATCAAAcgttttgcaattttcaatatttctgcTGGCGGACACGTTATTgtattgcaaataaaatttccaaCTGAGTATCCGAGTCCAAATAATTATCCAGATTTCAACTTTTGCCAAGGTACCACGATGCACGATCAATTGTCGAGGTTGATGTTAAAGGTTTTAAAAACCAATGCTGTGCAACGTGTCAAGAAATCACGTACATGTTTGGAACAATGTTTGAGGGCATTGGTCGCAGCAATGAAAAAG TCTGGCGGTGGTTCCGAAAAATCCCAACTCCGGCTGCAATCTCCTCGACTGGAGGGAGCACTAAGCGGCGCGTTACATGATGCGTGCATTCCTTTTCCAAGGACATCAGCAGCGACGTTTAATGCTGTAGGCATACTCTGTAGTTTCACACAAATCTTGAACACAAAAAGATTAACACTACGTCACCAAAATATCACTCCAAGAACTCTTTCGGCCATTAATGGAGGCGGTCTATTGGGTAACGTCATGGGGCCGCAGCCTGTTCTATATACACATCGCGATTCGAATGCTTCATTTTATCTACAGGATCGTATGAGTTCCAAGCACTCAAAAAATCGATCTATTCAAAAAGTGCACCATTCCACGGCAATTGTTCATATTTACGAATGCAGTAAATTACTTTATCTTAATCAAGCTATGGCCAATGAATACTCATTAGACAAACGAGATATAATggcaacatgtcgaaaaaacCGCAGTATTTGCGAAAATCAAGGCCGTTACGACCTTTTGCCCATATGGACTATGGCTGAAATGATCGCTACGCCAAACGTGCCATCAAGTGAAACAAAGTTAATCAAATCTCTTTTGAACGAGGATCCTTTCAAAAAGGCTCTGTTAGATGCCCTTATCTTGCATTTCGCTGCAGCAGGAGATCTGCAGACGTCTGTCATGTTGTCTTGTTTGTTTCATCCTGCCGGCTTCAGTGGCTCTCATTGTGGGGGTGCTGGAGGTTCCTGTGTGGGAGGAAACCTACATTGCAAACTACCAATACTAACTCCGAACACTTCCCCTTATCACACAGTTCTTCCTGTTGACACACATTCTTCTACTAAGTCGGGCTTAGGATCCATACAATTACGAAGCAACTCGTGGTCCGATTCATTAGATTGCATGGATGGTAAATTTTCAAACAGTGAACTGTGCGCATCTTCGTTAATACGTCGCTGTAGAATGCCTCTATTTGACAATTTCAAGAGAATATATGCGGAAATTTTATATGGCTGGCATTTATTGAACATTCGGTCGTTG ATTCTTAAGCATACCCTGTTTACCAAATGTCCACCACAAGGAGTTGAATTTGTATGCGAATGTTCCGGATGCAATAAAACAAAGAGAACATCAGCATGTTCCTCCTGTCAGCGACCTGTTCTTTTTTGCGCCCTTTGTCGCATACCTGTGAAAGGCGCTGCAAATGCCTGTCTGGCATGTGGCCATGGCGGTCATTTGATGCATATGAAACAATGGTTCCAG AAACATAATGTGTGCGCCACAGGTTGCGGTTGCCAATGTTTACAGCAAACCGCTAACATGGAAATACGGGCATGGCAGTTATTTTTatga
- the LOC106095558 gene encoding uncharacterized protein LOC106095558 has translation MAPETTYTVCPVCNENVTKTSGGVSCYIRCNWFYRKNCSQITENVYNLLAKNKVIRWSCQECSSFSIFHDVEKVWKALDILTSKLDHLTQTLSSTVKNEIDKSLASFKNKIDASLSVIKRSINEERIKNNEHQNLIIARLEVIEHETHKIRQQECRNDVLVYGLPPNTEPAQMALNIGKSSSRGNEQIFGEEKP, from the exons ATGGCGCCTGAAACAACATATACTGTTTGCCCTGTATGTAATGAAAACGTCACTAAAACATCTGGCGGTGTCTCCTGTTATATACGCTGCAACTGGTTTTATCGTAAAAACTGCTCACAAATTACGGAAAATGTTTACAACCTTCTGGCAAAAAATAAAGTTATACGTTGGAGCTGTCAGGAATGTTCTTCCTTCAGTATATTTCATGACGTTGAAAAAGTATGGAAAGCTCTGGACATATTAACATCAAAACTTGATCACTTAACCCAAACTTTGTCGTCTACCGTCAAGAATGAGATAGATAAAAGCCTTGCTtcgtttaaaaacaaaatcgatGCTAGCCTTTCTGTCATTAAAAGGTCAATTAATGAGGAAAGAATAAAGAACAACGAGCATCAAAACTTAATTATTGCCAGATTAGAAGTAATTGAACATGAGACCCACAAGATACGTCAACAGGAATGCAGGAATGATGTCTTAGTCTATGGTCTACCACCTAACACTGAACCGGCGCAAATGGCACTAAACATTG GCAAATCCTCGTCCCGAGGTAATGAGCAAATATTTGGCGAAGAAAAACCTTAA